From Acidobacteriota bacterium:
GACCAGCGGAAGCGGAAACGGGCGACCTCGGTGCCGTCCGCCATGCGCCCCACCGTCTCCACGTCCACCACCGCCGCCTCGCCGGTGGCGACGGTCTCGGCGACGGCGGCGAAGATCTTCTCCCCGTCCTCGCAGGTAAAGGTCACCTTGGACACCGCCTTCTTGCCGAACTCCGCGTCCAGACCGACGATGAGCATGGCGACGGAGGCCTCCTCCCCCCGCAGGGCGAGCATCGCCAAAGCACCGGTGGAGAGCTCCGCCGCCATGGCCTGGGCGGCGAAGTACACCGAGCGAAAAGGGTTTTGCGAGCGCCAGCCGAAGGGCACGGTGGTCTCGCAGCGCTGGCGCTCCAGGCTCTTCACCCGCAGTCCGGCAAAAAAACCCAGGGGCAGCTTGGCGATGAGGAAAATACGGATCAGCAGCGGATGGCGCACCTGGCGAACCAGCTTGCGCTGGGCAGCATTGAGGGCCGGCGGTGCGCCGGCGGCAGCAGCTTCGGTCATGACGTTTTCAGGCCTCCCGCGGCGATGGTATCGCGGGGCGGGCTCCGCCGACTACCGGAGCTCAGTCGCTCGGGGTCTGGGACTCCAGATACTGCCGGAAACGATCTTCCGAGCCTGGATTGAAGCTCGCGAAGCGCACGCCGACGCCGGCCACCGCTTCTCGCCCCACCACCGTGTGACGCACCACCTCGGCACTGCCCCGCACCACCTCTCCGCCGGTGGGCAGATTGAACTCGAAATCCAGCATCGTGCCGACGGGATAGTTGACGTTGGTGCGGATGAGCATGCCGGTGGCGGAGACATTCTCCGTCTGGCACATGGTGAGGGATTGGTCCTCCGCCACCTGCACCTGCAGGCTGGCGAAGATGCGGGCGCCGATGCGCGGAGCGACGTGGAGTAGGTCCGACACTGCCTGCTGCAGATGCTCCTCGCTCTCCGACAGGGCGATGGACCGGTTGGCACCGCGGCCCAGGAACGCCTGCGCGGCCATGGTGTCGCCATCGGAAACCAGCAACAAGAGGGAGGACCTTCGAGACTTCGACTCCGGGACCCGCACCGACGCCAAATACTCCCCCAGAGACATGTCCTCCAGCGGGCTGCGCACGATGAGCAGGTCGAAGCGCACCGCGGTCACCAATTCCAGCGACGCC
This genomic window contains:
- a CDS encoding DUF4442 domain-containing protein encodes the protein MTEAAAAGAPPALNAAQRKLVRQVRHPLLIRIFLIAKLPLGFFAGLRVKSLERQRCETTVPFGWRSQNPFRSVYFAAQAMAAELSTGALAMLALRGEEASVAMLIVGLDAEFGKKAVSKVTFTCEDGEKIFAAVAETVATGEAAVVDVETVGRMADGTEVARFRFRWS
- a CDS encoding PilZ domain-containing protein, which encodes MSASHSRVLVVGVDAETFAKLQPMLDRASVEVDRFPRARASLELVTAVRFDLLIVRSPLEDMSLGEYLASVRVPESKSRRSSLLLLVSDGDTMAAQAFLGRGANRSIALSESEEHLQQAVSDLLHVAPRIGARIFASLQVQVAEDQSLTMCQTENVSATGMLIRTNVNYPVGTMLDFEFNLPTGGEVVRGSAEVVRHTVVGREAVAGVGVRFASFNPGSEDRFRQYLESQTPSD